One segment of Pseudomonas sp. FP2196 DNA contains the following:
- a CDS encoding DUF2126 domain-containing protein — protein MSIHVALHHVTHYRYDRAVELGPQIVRLRPAAHSRTRILSYALKVSPEQHFINWQQDPQGNYLARLVFPEKTDELRIEVDLLAEMAVFNPFDFFLEPYAENIPFAYAADERKELAPYLETLPLTPKFKAYLGGIDRTPLPAVDFLVALNQRLSEDIGYLIRMEPGVQTPEHTLEHASGSCRDSAWLLVQLLRNLGLAARFVSGYLIQLTADVKSLDGPSGTEVDFTDLHAWCEVYLPGAGWIGLDATSGLFAGEGHIPLACSPDPSSAAPISGMVEPCETQFSHEMSVERIWEAPRVTKPYTDEQWLAIQALGRQIDADLLEGDVRLTMGGEPTFVSIDDPDGAEWNTAALGEDKRRLSAELFQRMRKHYAPKGLVHFGQGKWYPGEQLPRWSLNCYWRRDGVPMWQNDALIADEQQDYGANGELAGRFLASVAERLKLPARFVFPAYEDNFYYLWREGTLPSNVSAEDSRLEEPLERARLRKVFSQGLDKVIGQVLPLARTARGDQWQSGRWYLRDEHCRLVPGDSPLGYRLPLGSQPWVKAAEYPFIHPQDPNQDFPELPDTAQLNSHGEPAKSDERLPEIDESADWLTRTAFCAEAREGRLYLFMPPLERVEDYLELVAAIEATAQELHCPVLLEGYEPPSDPRLSNFRITPDPGVIEVNVQPSASWDELVERTEFLYEEARQTRLTTEKFMIDGRHTGTGGGNHFVLGGATPADSPFLRRPDLLRSLISYWHNHPSLSYLFSGLFIGPTSQAPRVDEARNDALYELEIAFAQMPEPGEECAPWLVDRLLRNLLIDVTGNTHRAEFCIDKLYSPDGATGRLGLLELRAFEMPPHARMSLAQQLLLRALVARFWREPYAPPKLARWGTELHDRFLLPHFIEQDFADVIVELDSAGYPLRAEWFAAHLEFRFPKVGDYAVSGIELELRQALEPWHVLGEEGAAGGAVRYVDSSLERLQVKLKGLAPQRYLLTCNGVPVPLHPTGRVGEFVAGVRYRAWQPANCLQPTIPVHAPLVFDLLDTWMARSLGGCQYHVAHPGGRNYETLPVNANEAESRRMARFFRIGHTPGKLPIPNLTLSDELPMTLDLRRF, from the coding sequence GTGTCGATTCATGTCGCATTGCATCACGTCACGCATTACCGCTACGACCGCGCTGTCGAACTCGGCCCGCAGATCGTTCGCCTGCGCCCGGCTGCCCACAGCCGCACGCGGATTCTCTCGTATGCACTGAAAGTCTCGCCCGAGCAGCATTTCATCAATTGGCAGCAGGATCCGCAGGGCAACTACCTCGCGCGGCTGGTTTTCCCCGAAAAAACCGACGAACTGCGCATCGAAGTCGATCTGCTGGCCGAGATGGCGGTGTTCAATCCGTTCGACTTCTTCCTCGAACCCTACGCCGAGAACATTCCCTTCGCCTACGCCGCCGATGAGCGCAAAGAGCTGGCGCCGTACCTCGAAACCCTGCCGCTGACGCCGAAGTTCAAAGCCTATCTGGGCGGCATCGACCGCACACCGCTGCCGGCCGTGGACTTTCTGGTGGCGCTCAATCAGCGCTTGAGCGAAGACATTGGTTACCTGATCCGCATGGAGCCTGGCGTGCAAACCCCGGAGCACACCCTCGAACACGCTTCCGGCTCGTGCCGCGATTCAGCGTGGTTGCTGGTGCAACTGCTACGCAACCTTGGGCTGGCGGCGCGGTTTGTCTCCGGTTACCTGATTCAACTGACCGCGGATGTGAAAAGCCTCGACGGCCCCTCCGGCACCGAGGTGGATTTCACCGATCTGCACGCCTGGTGCGAGGTGTATTTGCCGGGCGCAGGCTGGATCGGACTCGATGCGACTTCCGGGCTGTTTGCCGGTGAAGGGCATATTCCGTTGGCCTGTAGTCCTGATCCGTCTTCGGCGGCGCCGATCAGCGGGATGGTCGAACCTTGCGAAACCCAGTTCAGCCACGAAATGTCGGTCGAGCGGATCTGGGAAGCGCCACGGGTCACCAAGCCGTACACCGATGAGCAGTGGCTGGCGATTCAGGCACTGGGCCGACAGATCGACGCCGACTTGCTGGAGGGCGATGTACGGCTGACCATGGGCGGCGAGCCGACCTTTGTGTCCATCGATGACCCGGACGGCGCCGAGTGGAACACCGCCGCCTTGGGCGAAGACAAGCGCCGGCTCTCCGCCGAACTGTTCCAGCGCATGCGCAAGCATTACGCGCCGAAGGGGCTGGTGCATTTCGGCCAAGGCAAGTGGTATCCCGGTGAGCAATTGCCGCGCTGGTCGCTCAATTGTTATTGGCGCCGCGATGGTGTGCCGATGTGGCAAAACGATGCGCTGATCGCCGACGAGCAGCAGGATTACGGCGCCAATGGCGAGCTGGCCGGACGCTTTCTGGCCAGCGTCGCCGAACGCCTGAAACTGCCTGCGCGATTTGTGTTTCCGGCCTACGAGGACAATTTCTATTACCTCTGGCGCGAGGGTACGTTGCCGAGCAACGTCAGCGCTGAAGACTCGCGTCTGGAAGAGCCGCTGGAGCGTGCGCGGCTGCGCAAAGTGTTCAGTCAGGGGCTCGATAAGGTCATCGGTCAGGTGCTGCCGCTGGCGCGCACCGCCAGGGGCGATCAATGGCAGAGCGGGCGCTGGTATCTGCGTGACGAGCATTGTCGGTTGGTGCCGGGGGATTCGCCGCTGGGGTACCGCTTGCCGCTCGGTTCGCAGCCGTGGGTGAAAGCGGCCGAATATCCGTTTATTCATCCGCAAGACCCGAATCAGGACTTCCCGGAGCTACCGGACACCGCGCAACTCAACAGTCACGGCGAGCCGGCCAAGTCTGACGAGCGTCTGCCGGAAATCGACGAATCCGCCGATTGGCTGACCCGTACCGCGTTTTGCGCCGAGGCCCGCGAAGGACGCTTGTACCTGTTCATGCCGCCGCTGGAACGGGTCGAGGATTACCTGGAACTGGTGGCAGCGATCGAGGCCACCGCCCAAGAGCTGCATTGCCCGGTGCTTCTGGAAGGTTACGAGCCGCCGAGCGACCCGCGTCTGAGCAATTTCCGCATCACCCCGGATCCCGGCGTGATCGAGGTTAACGTGCAGCCGTCTGCAAGCTGGGACGAGTTGGTCGAGCGCACCGAGTTTCTCTATGAAGAGGCACGCCAGACTCGCCTGACCACCGAGAAATTCATGATCGACGGCCGCCACACCGGCACTGGCGGCGGCAACCATTTCGTCCTCGGAGGCGCAACGCCGGCGGATTCACCGTTCCTGCGTAGACCGGATCTGCTGCGCAGCCTGATCAGTTACTGGCACAACCACCCGTCGTTGTCGTACCTGTTTTCCGGGTTGTTCATCGGCCCGACCTCTCAGGCACCACGGGTCGACGAGGCGCGCAACGATGCGTTGTATGAGCTGGAAATTGCCTTTGCACAGATGCCTGAACCGGGCGAGGAGTGCGCGCCGTGGCTGGTGGATCGACTGCTGCGCAACTTGCTGATCGACGTCACCGGCAACACCCATCGCGCCGAGTTCTGCATCGACAAACTGTATTCGCCGGACGGCGCCACCGGGCGTCTCGGGTTGCTGGAATTGCGCGCCTTTGAGATGCCGCCGCACGCACGCATGAGTCTGGCGCAGCAATTGTTGCTGCGGGCGCTGGTTGCACGTTTCTGGCGCGAGCCTTATGCACCGCCGAAACTGGCGCGCTGGGGCACGGAACTGCACGACCGTTTTCTGTTGCCGCATTTTATCGAACAGGATTTCGCCGACGTCATCGTCGAGCTCGACAGTGCCGGGTATCCGTTGCGCGCCGAGTGGTTTGCAGCACATCTGGAGTTTCGCTTTCCCAAGGTCGGCGATTACGCGGTCAGCGGTATCGAGCTGGAACTGCGTCAGGCGCTCGAGCCGTGGCATGTGCTGGGCGAGGAGGGTGCGGCGGGTGGCGCGGTGCGTTATGTCGATTCATCCCTGGAGCGTTTGCAGGTCAAGCTCAAGGGCTTAGCGCCGCAGCGTTATCTGCTGACCTGCAACGGCGTCCCCGTGCCGCTGCATCCGACCGGGCGCGTGGGTGAGTTCGTTGCTGGCGTGCGTTACCGCGCCTGGCAACCGGCCAACTGCCTGCAACCGACGATCCCGGTGCACGCGCCGCTGGTGTTCGACCTGCTCGACACCTGGATGGCGCGCTCGCTGGGCGGTTGTCAGTACCACGTCGCGCATCCCGGTGGCCGTAACTACGAGACGTTGCCGGTCAACGCCAACGAAGCGGAGAGCCGGCGCATGGCGCGTTTCTTCCGCATCGGCCACACGCCAGGGAAACTTCCGATACCGAACCTGACATTGTCTGACGAGCTACCGATGACTCTCGATTTACGACGCTTTTAA
- a CDS encoding circularly permuted type 2 ATP-grasp protein: MPDLLDRYPLTAGTYHELLDDNGAVRPHWQRLFDQLQRNTPAQLLQRQALLARQIQENGVTYNVYADPKGADRPWELDLLPHVIAADEWQQLSAGIAQRARLLNAVLADLYGPQRLISEGLLPAELVFGHNNFLWPCQGILPPDDAFLHLYAVDLARTPDGRWWVTADRTQAPSGAGYALENRTIVSRAFPELYRDLKVQHLAGFFRTLQETLARQAPSDDDAPLVVLLTPGRFNESYFEHLYLARQLGYPLVEGGDLTVRDATVYLKTLSGLRRVHAIMRRLDDDFCDPLELRTDSALGVPGLLEAARQGRVLVANALGSGVLESPGLLGFLPKINQFLFGEELILPSIATWWCGEAPVLAQALEKLPELLIKPAFPSQSFTPVFGRDLSEKQRQSLAERMQARPYAYVAQELAQLSQAPIWQAEDGQLQPRAIGMRMYAVASHDGYRVLPGGLTRVAAEADAEVVSMQRCGASKDTWVLGDRPPSGEQWKAQRNVGVHDLVRRDPYLPSRVVENLFWFGRYCERCDDSARLLRIMLTRYVDGDDPQALLAAVDLGERLALLPDEGELPERLLAALLGEDWSFSLRANLQRLQWAASQVRGKLSRENWQALVELQREATELDTNEPDFGELLDFLNRLVMSLAALSGFALDDMTRDEGWRFLMIGRRIERLQFLSSSLAAFLRGAGAFDQAGLEWLLELGNSSITYRSRYLAVAQLIPVLDLLLLDEQNPHAVLFQLKLVTRTLKRLNDDFGVPREAGLSQLVERLARFDLGCLENPLFGESSVRAALDGLADLLQEIADASGQVSDRLALRHFAHVDDVSQRTVSV; the protein is encoded by the coding sequence ATGCCTGACCTGCTAGACCGCTACCCGCTGACGGCGGGCACTTATCACGAATTGCTGGATGACAATGGTGCGGTGCGTCCGCACTGGCAGCGGCTGTTCGACCAGTTGCAGCGCAACACCCCCGCGCAACTGCTGCAGCGTCAGGCATTGCTGGCCCGGCAGATTCAGGAAAACGGTGTCACCTACAACGTCTACGCCGATCCCAAGGGTGCAGATCGCCCGTGGGAACTGGATCTGCTGCCGCACGTGATCGCAGCGGATGAGTGGCAGCAATTGTCAGCGGGTATTGCTCAGCGAGCGCGATTGCTCAATGCCGTGCTGGCCGACTTGTACGGCCCGCAACGGTTGATCAGCGAAGGTCTGTTGCCGGCGGAACTGGTATTCGGGCACAACAATTTTCTCTGGCCGTGTCAGGGGATTCTTCCGCCGGACGATGCCTTTCTGCATCTGTACGCTGTGGATCTGGCGCGCACGCCGGACGGGCGCTGGTGGGTGACGGCGGATCGAACTCAGGCGCCATCCGGGGCCGGTTATGCACTGGAAAACCGCACCATCGTGTCGCGTGCCTTCCCCGAGTTGTACCGGGATCTGAAGGTGCAACATCTGGCCGGTTTCTTCCGTACGCTGCAGGAAACCCTGGCCCGTCAGGCGCCCAGCGATGACGACGCGCCACTGGTGGTGTTGCTGACGCCGGGGCGCTTCAACGAAAGCTATTTCGAACATTTGTATCTCGCCCGTCAGCTCGGTTACCCGCTGGTGGAGGGCGGCGACCTCACGGTGCGTGATGCCACGGTCTACCTGAAAACCCTCAGTGGCCTGCGCCGGGTGCACGCGATCATGCGGCGGCTCGACGACGATTTCTGCGATCCCTTGGAGCTGCGCACGGATTCCGCGCTGGGTGTTCCCGGTTTGCTGGAAGCGGCGCGACAGGGGCGGGTGTTGGTCGCCAATGCGCTCGGCAGCGGTGTACTGGAGTCTCCGGGGTTGTTGGGTTTTTTGCCGAAGATCAACCAATTCCTCTTCGGCGAAGAACTGATCCTGCCGTCCATCGCCACGTGGTGGTGCGGTGAGGCACCGGTGTTGGCCCAAGCCCTGGAAAAGCTGCCGGAACTGTTGATCAAACCGGCATTCCCCTCGCAAAGCTTCACGCCGGTATTTGGCCGTGATCTGAGTGAAAAACAGCGCCAATCCCTCGCCGAGCGCATGCAGGCACGGCCTTATGCCTATGTTGCGCAAGAGCTGGCCCAACTGTCCCAAGCGCCGATCTGGCAAGCCGAGGATGGTCAACTGCAACCCCGGGCCATCGGCATGCGTATGTACGCGGTGGCCAGTCATGACGGCTATCGTGTGCTGCCCGGTGGGCTGACCCGGGTGGCCGCCGAAGCCGATGCCGAAGTGGTCTCGATGCAGCGCTGCGGTGCGAGCAAGGACACGTGGGTGTTGGGCGACCGGCCGCCGAGCGGCGAACAATGGAAGGCGCAACGCAACGTCGGTGTACACGATCTTGTGCGGCGCGACCCTTACCTGCCTTCGCGGGTGGTGGAAAACCTGTTCTGGTTCGGCCGTTACTGCGAGCGTTGTGATGACAGCGCGCGTCTGCTGCGAATCATGCTGACGCGCTATGTGGACGGTGATGATCCACAAGCGCTGCTGGCGGCTGTCGATCTCGGCGAGCGGCTGGCGCTGTTGCCGGACGAGGGTGAGCTGCCGGAGCGCCTGTTGGCAGCGCTGCTCGGTGAAGACTGGTCGTTCAGCCTGCGGGCCAACCTGCAACGCTTGCAGTGGGCGGCTTCGCAGGTGCGCGGCAAGCTCTCCCGGGAGAACTGGCAGGCGTTGGTGGAGTTGCAACGTGAAGCGACGGAACTGGACACCAACGAGCCGGATTTCGGCGAGTTGCTGGATTTTCTCAATCGTCTGGTGATGTCGCTCGCCGCGCTGTCCGGGTTTGCACTGGACGACATGACCCGCGACGAAGGCTGGCGTTTCCTGATGATTGGCCGCCGCATTGAGCGTCTGCAATTTCTCAGCAGCAGCCTTGCGGCGTTTCTGCGCGGTGCCGGCGCGTTTGATCAGGCCGGACTGGAGTGGTTGCTTGAGCTGGGCAACAGCAGCATCACTTACCGCTCACGTTATCTGGCGGTAGCGCAGTTGATTCCGGTGCTAGACCTGCTACTGCTCGATGAGCAAAACCCCCACGCCGTGTTGTTCCAGTTGAAACTGGTCACCCGCACGCTGAAACGCTTGAACGACGATTTCGGTGTGCCACGGGAGGCTGGGTTGTCGCAACTGGTCGAGCGTCTGGCGCGGTTTGATCTGGGGTGTCTGGAGAACCCGTTGTTCGGCGAGTCCAGCGTGCGCGCGGCGCTCGATGGTTTGGCGGATTTGCTGCAAGAGATCGCCGATGCCAGCGGGCAGGTATCCGATCGCCTGGCCTTGCGCCATTTTGCCCATGTCGATGATGTCAGCCAGCGTACGGTGTCCGTCTGA
- a CDS encoding transglutaminase family protein — translation MNAHYQIFHDTCYHYDSPVSLAQQLAHLWPRECSWQRCTEQQLLISPEPTARRDELDVFGNPLTRLAFERPHDELQVNARLTVEVLARPALDFNQSPAWELTRNALTYSSQPLSAELLEACRYRFQSPYVHLKRSFVEFSQSCFPSGRPLLLGVQALMQKIFSEFTFDAEATQVATPLVEVLERRRGVCQDFAHLMLACVRSRGLAARYISGYLLTQPPPGQPRLIGADASHAWVSVFCPVLGWVDFDPTNNVQPALEHITLAWGRDFSDVSPLRGVILGGGSHDPEVRVTVMPLD, via the coding sequence ATGAACGCGCATTACCAGATCTTCCACGACACCTGTTATCACTACGACAGCCCGGTTTCCCTTGCGCAGCAATTGGCGCACCTGTGGCCGCGTGAATGTAGTTGGCAGCGCTGCACCGAGCAGCAGTTGCTGATCAGTCCGGAACCAACGGCGCGCCGTGATGAGCTGGATGTGTTCGGCAATCCGCTGACCCGACTGGCGTTCGAGCGACCGCATGATGAATTGCAGGTCAACGCGCGGCTGACCGTTGAGGTGCTGGCGCGACCGGCGCTGGATTTCAACCAGTCCCCGGCGTGGGAGCTGACGCGCAATGCGCTGACGTACAGCAGTCAGCCGTTGTCTGCCGAATTGCTTGAAGCTTGCCGCTATCGATTCCAGTCCCCGTACGTGCACTTGAAGCGCAGCTTCGTCGAGTTTTCGCAAAGCTGTTTCCCTTCCGGTCGTCCTTTGCTGCTGGGTGTGCAGGCCTTGATGCAGAAGATTTTCAGTGAGTTCACCTTTGATGCCGAGGCAACCCAGGTGGCGACGCCGCTGGTGGAAGTGCTGGAACGTCGGCGTGGGGTTTGTCAGGACTTCGCACACTTGATGCTGGCCTGCGTGCGCTCTCGAGGGCTGGCGGCACGTTACATCAGTGGTTATCTGCTGACCCAGCCACCACCGGGGCAGCCACGGCTGATCGGCGCCGATGCGTCGCATGCCTGGGTTTCGGTGTTTTGTCCGGTGCTGGGCTGGGTAGACTTTGATCCGACCAACAATGTGCAGCCGGCGCTGGAGCACATCACGCTGGCGTGGGGCAGGGATTTTTCCGATGTGTCGCCGTTGCGGGGGGTGATTCTGGGGGGCGGCAGTCATGATCCCGAAGTGCGCGTTACCGTGATGCCTCTGGATTAA
- a CDS encoding TIGR00730 family Rossman fold protein: MSLKSVCVFCGANAGTDPAYTEAAVALGRAMAERKLTLVYGGGAVGLMGIVADAALAAGGEVIGIIPQSLMDKEIGHKSLTRLEVVDGMHARKARMAELSDAFIALPGGLGTLEELFEVWTWGQLGYHGKPLGLLEVKGFYSKLTAFLDHIVGEGFVRAPHRDMLQVSESPQTLLESLDNWKPTVTPKWVDQKPG; the protein is encoded by the coding sequence ATGTCTCTGAAATCCGTTTGTGTATTCTGTGGTGCCAACGCCGGCACTGATCCGGCCTATACCGAAGCCGCCGTCGCCCTTGGCCGGGCAATGGCCGAGCGCAAGTTGACTCTGGTCTACGGCGGTGGCGCCGTAGGTTTGATGGGTATCGTCGCCGATGCCGCGCTGGCTGCCGGTGGTGAGGTGATCGGCATCATCCCGCAAAGCCTGATGGACAAGGAAATCGGTCACAAGAGCCTGACACGTCTTGAAGTGGTCGATGGCATGCACGCGCGCAAGGCGCGGATGGCCGAACTCAGCGACGCATTTATCGCTCTGCCCGGCGGCCTTGGCACGCTGGAAGAGTTGTTCGAAGTGTGGACCTGGGGCCAGCTCGGCTACCACGGCAAACCGCTGGGTCTGCTGGAAGTGAAAGGTTTCTACAGCAAACTCACCGCTTTTCTTGACCATATCGTCGGCGAAGGCTTCGTTCGCGCGCCACACCGTGACATGCTGCAAGTGAGCGAATCGCCGCAAACACTGCTCGAGTCCCTCGATAACTGGAAGCCGACCGTCACGCCCAAGTGGGTCGACCAAAAACCCGGCTAA
- the azu gene encoding azurin has translation MFSKVVAVSLLALASSQLMAAECKTTVDSTDQMSFNTKEIVIDKSCKTFTVELTHSGNLPKNVMGHNLVISKETDMQPIATDGLAAGIDKNYLKEGDARVIAHTKIIGAKETDSVTFDVSKVAGGGYGFFCSFPGHISMMKGTITVK, from the coding sequence ATGTTTTCCAAAGTTGTTGCGGTATCCCTGCTGGCGCTGGCCAGCAGCCAATTGATGGCTGCCGAGTGCAAAACCACCGTTGACTCCACCGATCAGATGTCCTTCAACACCAAGGAAATCGTGATCGACAAGAGCTGCAAGACCTTCACCGTCGAGCTGACCCACTCCGGCAACCTGCCGAAGAACGTCATGGGTCATAACCTGGTGATCAGCAAAGAAACTGACATGCAGCCGATCGCTACCGATGGCCTGGCTGCCGGCATCGACAAGAACTACCTGAAGGAAGGTGACGCACGCGTCATCGCCCACACCAAAATCATCGGCGCCAAGGAAACCGACTCGGTGACCTTCGACGTGTCCAAGGTAGCGGGCGGCGGCTACGGCTTCTTCTGCTCGTTCCCGGGCCACATTTCGATGATGAAAGGCACCATTACGGTCAAGTAA
- the nadE gene encoding ammonia-dependent NAD(+) synthetase has protein sequence MQAVQREIAEQLKVQPPFADHKALEAEVARRISFIQDCLVNSGLKTLVLGISGGVDSLTAGLLAQRAMRELRDQTGDQSYKFIAVRLPYETQFDEHDAQASVDFIAPDERHTVNIGPAVKSLAGEVAAFEGKHAVSVDFVLGNTKARMRMVAQYTIAGAAGGLVIGTDHAAEAVMGFFTKFGDGACDLAPLSGLVKNQVRAIARSFGAPESLVEKIPTADLEDLSPGKPDEASHGVTYAEIDAFLHGEPVRQEAFDIIVATYNKTHHKRVMPFAP, from the coding sequence ATGCAAGCCGTACAGCGTGAGATTGCTGAACAGCTCAAGGTGCAACCGCCGTTTGCCGACCACAAGGCACTCGAAGCGGAAGTCGCCCGACGTATCAGCTTTATTCAGGATTGCCTGGTCAATTCCGGGCTCAAGACGCTGGTGCTCGGCATCAGCGGCGGCGTCGACTCGCTGACCGCCGGCCTGTTGGCCCAACGCGCGATGCGCGAACTGCGTGATCAAACGGGCGACCAAAGCTACAAGTTCATCGCCGTGCGCTTGCCGTACGAAACACAGTTCGACGAGCACGACGCCCAGGCCTCGGTGGACTTCATCGCCCCCGACGAGCGCCACACCGTCAACATCGGCCCGGCTGTGAAGTCGCTGGCCGGAGAAGTGGCGGCGTTTGAGGGCAAGCATGCAGTGTCGGTGGATTTCGTGCTCGGCAACACCAAGGCGCGGATGCGTATGGTTGCCCAGTACACGATTGCCGGCGCGGCTGGCGGTTTGGTAATCGGCACTGATCATGCGGCAGAAGCGGTGATGGGGTTCTTCACCAAATTCGGTGACGGCGCCTGCGACCTGGCCCCGCTCAGCGGTCTGGTGAAAAACCAGGTTCGCGCGATTGCCCGCAGTTTTGGTGCGCCGGAATCGCTGGTGGAGAAGATCCCGACTGCGGATCTGGAAGACCTGTCCCCGGGCAAGCCTGACGAAGCTTCCCACGGCGTGACCTATGCCGAGATCGACGCTTTCCTGCACGGCGAGCCGGTGCGTCAGGAAGCGTTCGACATCATCGTCGCGACCTACAACAAAACCCATCACAAGCGAGTAATGCCGTTCGCACCTTGA
- the pncB gene encoding nicotinate phosphoribosyltransferase yields MSESVFADRIVQNLLDTDFYKLTMMQAVLHNYPNVEVEWEFRCRNSEDLRPYLAEIRYQIERLAELSLSADQLSFLERISFLKPDFLRFLGLFRFNLRYLHTGIENGELFIRLRGPWLHVILYEVPLLAIVSEVRNRYRYRETVLEQAREQLYRKFDWLTANASADELSQLQVADFGTRRRFSYRVQEEVVNVLKHDFPGRFVGTSNVHLSRELDMKPLGTMAHEWIMAHQQLGPRLIDSQIAALDCWVREYRGLLGIALTDCITTDAFLGDFDLFFAKLFDGLRHDSGDPVAWGEKCIAHYHKLGIDPMSKTLVFSDSLTLPKSLEIFRALHGRINVSFGIGTNLTCDIPGVEPMSIVLKMTACNGQPVAKISDEPGKTHCKDPNFVAYLRHVFQVPADSSLSSKE; encoded by the coding sequence ATGAGCGAGAGTGTGTTTGCCGATCGCATCGTGCAGAACCTGCTCGACACCGACTTCTACAAACTGACGATGATGCAGGCGGTGCTGCACAACTACCCCAACGTTGAAGTCGAATGGGAGTTCCGTTGCCGTAACAGTGAGGACTTGCGCCCGTATCTGGCCGAGATCCGCTATCAGATCGAGCGCCTGGCGGAACTGAGCCTGAGCGCCGACCAGTTGAGTTTTCTTGAGCGCATCAGCTTTCTGAAACCGGACTTCCTGCGCTTCCTCGGTCTGTTCCGTTTCAACCTGCGCTACCTGCACACCGGCATCGAGAACGGCGAACTGTTCATCCGCCTGCGCGGGCCGTGGCTGCATGTGATTCTCTACGAAGTGCCGTTACTGGCGATCGTCAGCGAAGTGCGCAACCGCTATCGCTACCGCGAAACCGTGCTGGAACAGGCACGCGAACAGCTCTATCGCAAGTTCGACTGGCTGACCGCCAACGCCTCGGCCGACGAACTGTCGCAGTTGCAGGTCGCCGATTTCGGCACCCGCCGGCGGTTTTCCTACCGCGTGCAGGAAGAGGTAGTAAACGTACTCAAGCACGACTTCCCGGGTCGATTCGTTGGCACCAGCAACGTGCATCTGTCCCGTGAGCTGGACATGAAACCGCTGGGCACCATGGCCCACGAATGGATCATGGCCCATCAGCAACTCGGCCCAAGGCTGATCGACAGCCAGATCGCCGCCCTCGACTGCTGGGTGCGCGAGTACCGGGGTTTGCTGGGGATCGCCCTGACTGATTGCATCACTACTGATGCCTTCCTCGGCGATTTCGACCTGTTTTTCGCCAAGCTGTTTGACGGTCTGCGCCACGACTCCGGGGACCCTGTGGCCTGGGGCGAAAAATGCATCGCCCACTACCACAAGCTCGGCATCGACCCGATGAGCAAGACCCTGGTGTTCTCCGACAGCCTGACCCTGCCCAAGTCGCTGGAAATATTCCGCGCGCTGCACGGTAGGATCAACGTCAGCTTCGGCATCGGCACCAACCTCACCTGTGACATTCCGGGTGTCGAACCGATGAGCATCGTGCTTAAAATGACCGCCTGCAACGGCCAACCGGTGGCGAAGATCTCCGACGAGCCAGGCAAGACCCACTGCAAAGACCCGAATTTCGTCGCCTATTTGCGACATGTTTTCCAGGTTCCTGCCGATTCCAGTCTATCTAGCAAGGAGTGA